Below is a genomic region from Culicoides brevitarsis isolate CSIRO-B50_1 chromosome 2, AGI_CSIRO_Cbre_v1, whole genome shotgun sequence.
GACGAAGATAACACGCATTATGCGAAATTTATCGATGTTCCGGCGGTAAAACATCAACCGCCGATTTGCACGACGATACGAAATGTTCAGACGATCCAACATTtgttcgattaaaaaaataaaattaattttttgattaaaaattttaattttttcgtaactAACAGTCGTTCATAACAACGTCAGACCCATTTTTCGAGCGTTTCGAACGCTTTTTAGGTCGAAGTATTTTCCGTGGGCGCCGCTGAGGGCGGATGTTCCAACACACTGTCAATAAGTCCCAGAGATTTCGCCTCGTCGGGCGATAAAAATGTATCACGTTCCATTTTTGCCGTCAAAACATCCAAATTTTGCCCGGAATGTTTCGCGTAAATTCCCGTCAGCTGCTTTTTTAGCTTCAGAATTTCCTCGGCTTGGATCTGAATGTCCGTAGCTTGACCCTGGGCGCCTCCCGACGGTTGATGGATCATAATTCGAGCATTTGGCAGGGCATGTCGCATACCAGGAGCACCGGCAGCAAGCAGCAATGAACCCATGGAGCACGCCTGACCGACGCACCAAGTGGCAATTGGCGGTTTGACGTATTGCATCGTGTCGTAAATCGCTAAGCCGGCAGTTACGACGCCGCCCGGACTGTTGATGTACATGTGAATGGGTTTTGTGCTGCTCTCGGACTGCAGAAAAAGAAGTTGAGCGACAATTAACGAGGCCAAGTCATCGTGAACAGGTCCCATTAGgcaactaaaacaaaaaaaagtgaaagtttatgattttttgaaggaaattcggAGCTTACATGATCCTTTCTTTCAATAAACGcgagaaaatgtcaaaagctCGCTCGCCACGACCAGTTTGCTCGACAACAATTGGAACGAGGTTCAAAGGATTCGCCGATGTGACATGGAAAgatctctaaaaataaaaaaaaatattaaattttaattaattttcaagaaaaatcataaaaaattaaaacttacgcGTAAATTTAAAGGAACATTTTTAGCTAAAGCTCTCAgacaattcattttttgacggaaattcaagcaaaattcGACAAATTCAAGTTTCTAGGAGAGAATAGTGCAATGTTTACATCAAATTTCGATCCCGACTCAGGCAATTAGGGCATTGCaactattcattttttttttgattttgttttatttgaatattttttttatattttgagaagcttaaaaaagtttttgatactttttgatagctgaaaaatattcagtttttaataaatttttgcattttttcatttaaagataaaaaaaaattggttgattttgattaaaaattaaattaattaaaatcaattcaatttaatttaataatgttaaatatgaaattaaattaaatttagttttttttttatttttaatttgtattaattaatcaatttaataatttaattaatttaaaaatgataaatatttttattattttattatttaattaacttaaaataaaaaatttaaaaattttagcatgagattttttaaattaattttaaaaagtgtttattaattttaaattaaataagcataatttaattgaaataaaatattaaattaaaaattttaaattaaaaataattttattaaaattaaaaataatattattaaaataaaaaaaaaataaataaataaaataaaatttaatattaaaatatttaaaaaattattagaaatctaaaattaaattaaaccaaaatttaattaaattaaaattagagactttaattgtaaatttaaaaattacaattataattaattttcttatttttaaactttattaattaaattaatttaataatttattttttttattaatttaatttttttatttattaatttttattcaattttaatttttgattagttagcatgaaaaaattta
It encodes:
- the LOC134829870 gene encoding ATP-dependent Clp protease proteolytic subunit, mitochondrial; its protein translation is MNCLRALAKNVPLNLRRSFHVTSANPLNLVPIVVEQTGRGERAFDIFSRLLKERIICLMGPVHDDLASLIVAQLLFLQSESSTKPIHMYINSPGGVVTAGLAIYDTMQYVKPPIATWCVGQACSMGSLLLAAGAPGMRHALPNARIMIHQPSGGAQGQATDIQIQAEEILKLKKQLTGIYAKHSGQNLDVLTAKMERDTFLSPDEAKSLGLIDSVLEHPPSAAPTENTST